The Toxorhynchites rutilus septentrionalis strain SRP chromosome 3, ASM2978413v1, whole genome shotgun sequence genome includes a region encoding these proteins:
- the LOC129774198 gene encoding protein SET-like, translating to MASSVQIRELVALHSYSIVLADQNEAWRYLEKLSVEDVTGDGRRGFLIRFYFYGHPVLRNQVLTKEYIVVAYGDLLLKETASGTIRWPPGRQPPAVNLEDKTGQRMGNGYVHRSFLDWFTDGPTSRIDQVLQMLDYYFPFLIEAERRRYENAEEDLDLTFMTDDEENDSGIGLDDEYEMNSDSE from the coding sequence ATGGCGAGTTCGGTCCAGATCCGTGAGCTAGTAGCCCTGCATTCGTACTCAATTGTGCTGGCTGATCAAAATGAAGCGTGGAGGTACTTGGAAAAGTTAAGCGTGGAGGATGTGACTGGCGATGGAAGGCGCGGTTTCCTGATTCGTTTCTATTTCTACGGGCATCCAGTTTTACGAAACCAAGTTTTAACGAAGGAGTATATCGTGGTTGCTTATGGTGATTTGCTCCTCAAGGAAACAGCTAGTGGCACCATTAGGTGGCCACCAGGTAGACAACCACCCGCGGTAAATCTTGAGGATAAAACAGGACAACGGATGGGAAACGGCTATGTGCACCGGTCATTCCTCGACTGGTTCACAGATGGTCCCACGTCGAGGATAGATCAAGTACTGCAAATGTTGGATTATTACTTTCCATTTTTGATCGAGGCTGAGAGACGGCGTTATGAGAACGCAGAAGAGGATCTGGATCTTACGTTTATGACGGATGATGAGGAGAATGACAGTGGAATAGGGTTGGATGATGAATATGAGATGAATTCAGACTCAGAAtga